The window TCTGCAGGCCGATCCCGAGCAGCGACCCCTACCCGAGGAGATGATCGAGGGACTCGCTGCCCTTGACCTCAGCTACTACGACGACCCCGGCCCCACCGAGGCGATATCGGCTGGGACCCGCACAGCGGCACTGCCCCTGGCCGACGGAGCCGGCGCGGTCACGCCCGCCGACGCCCGAGGACGCGAGGCGGAGCAGGGGCAGCAGGGCAGTCACGAGGCGGGGCAGGGGCAGCAGGGCAGTCACGAGGCGGGGCAGGACGATACCCAGGTGATCGAACCGGTCGAGGCGCCCACCGCGGCGCTTCCCGTGATCGACGAGGCCGGTGCGACCCAGCGCCTGCCCATCGTCCCGGAGTCACCCGGCGCGGACCAGCCGACGCAGCGCATCGACCTGCAGGGCCCCGCCACCGAAGCCCTGCCGGTGATGGGGACCCCCACCAGGCAGATGCCTGCCGTGCGCCCGGAGGGCGGACAGCCTTACCGCAGCAGTGGCGGGTACCCGGTCCAGCGGGCACCTCAGGGTGATCCCTACCGGCAGCAGCCCGTGCAGGCGCAGGCGCCGCCGGTGCAGATGCCGCCGCGGCAGGCAACGCCGATGCAAATGCCGCCGGGACACACGGCGCCAGGCCACACGGCACCGGGACACATGCCGCCGGGCCAGATGGCGCCGGGCCAGATGGCCCCGTACGGGCCCTGGCAGCCGCCGGTCCCGCCGCCCCCGCGCCGCCCGCTGCTGGTGTGGACCGGGCACCTGCTGCTGATCGGCCTGGCCGCGGTGGCGCCGTACGTGTCCCTGATGCTGCTGCTGGTGCTGGGCACCCTGGCCCGCACCTGGGAGCGCTCGCACCAGGCGCTGGCTCAACGGCGCCTCCGCGGCGCCACCGGATCCGGAGCGTCCTTCGCGGTCGGCGCCGCTGCTCCGCTGCGGCTACTGCTGTCCCTGGTGGAGATCGCGCTGCAGGTGCTGCTGCCCCTGCTGCTCGGCCTGCTGGTGGGTATCGCCGTGGACGCGGCCTGGACCGTGCTGCGCACCGCACCACCGCCGGACGGCATCGCGTTCGCCGTGGCCATGGCTGTGACCCTGCTCATCACCTGGGTGGGGATCGGCAGTCGCACCACCCGAGCCGGAGCCCACCGGATGGTGGATGCAGCCGCGCCGGACCGGGTGTGGACAGTGGTCGTGGCAGTTCTCCTGCTGCTGCTGGTGATCGCCGTGGCCACCACGATCGTGGCCCGCGGCGGGGTGGTGGACTACTTCCCCTTCGGGGCCGGGCCCCGGCTGGACGACATAGCGATCTGGCGGCGCTGACCCGAAGCCGCCCACGCCCTGCCGCTCCTTCACCCTCCCTGAACGTTGACTTATGGGCGTTACACTCGCCCCCGTCCCATCCATCCGCAGTGCCCCACAGGGGGTGAGGAGAGTCCATGGCCTCGTCGTCGAAGTCAGCGCAGAGCCGCCGTGAGGCGCAGCGTGAAGCCATCCGCCAACAGCGGCAGGCCGAGCTGCGTCGCCAACGTACCGTGCGCAACGTCGTGATCGCCGTGGTCACCGTGGCCGCACTCGTGCTCCTGGCAGGTGCCGGCTACCTCATCTACCGCTCCCTGCAGCCCGAAGGGCCCGTGGCCACCCCGGAGGGCGTGGCCGAGGACCAGGGCTACCTGACGCTGGGCGCCCCGGCCGATTCCGGCAAGCCTGTCCTGGAGATCCACCTCGACTTCATGTGCCCCCACTGCGGCACCTTCGAGGAGATCAACAGCGCCGACGTGCAGACCATCGTGGACAACGAGGAGGCCACTGTGCAGATCGTGCCGCGCAGGATCCTGGACAGGTCCTCCACCTCGGGCGACTTCTCCACCCGTGCCGCCAACGCCCTGGTGTGCGTGTACGAGGACGACCCGGCCAACACGATGGAGTTCCAGGCGGCCATGTTCGCCGATCAGCCCACCCAGGGCACCGCCGGCCTCAGCAACGAGGAGATCTGGGCCCACGCCCAGGCCGCCGGTGCCTCCGAGAGCGTGCAGAGCTGCATCGACAACCGCACCTACCAGGGCTGGGTGCGAGGACCCGTGGACGCGTACGCCCAGGAGAAGACCACCGTCACCCCGTACGTCGAGATCGCCGGCGAGGAGTTCCAGGACTGGGCCACCCCCGGGGCCTTGCGTGAGGCCGTGCTGGCTGCGGGCGGCGGCGCTGCTCCGTCCGACGGCGGCGGTGCCTCCGACGCCGGGCAGGGCTGATCCGGCTCCGATAGCATGTCGGGGCCGGTCGCTGATCGACCGGCCCCATCCGCTGGAGTGGCGCAACGGTAGCGCACCTGTCTTGTAAACAGGTGGTTGCGGGTTCGATTCCCGTCTCCAGCTCTGAATCCCACTATGGGATGCGTGGCGGTATTCTGGTCCCATGACCACACAGATCGCAGTGCGCCTTCCCGACGAGATGGTCGCCTTCCTCGACGATTCCGTCGCCGCCGGGAAGGCATCCAGCCGTGCAGCGCTGGTGGCCGCAGCGCTCGAGCGTGAGATGCGAACGCGTGCCGCCGAGGCCGATGTCCTGCTCCTTGACCGCATGGGCGCGGCTGATGACCTCGACGATCTTGTCGCCTGGTCGGTCGGTCGTTCCTCCCTCGAGGACTGAGCGCTCGTGCGGGAGATCTGCCTGGCCAGGTTGGACAAGACTCGTCCGGTTCTCGTGCTCACTCGTGAAGCGGCCCGCCCTGCGATGGCCAAGGTGACCGTCGCGCCCATCGCCTCCACCGCCAAGGGACTCAGCAGCGAAGTGCCAGTAGGGGTTGCCAACGGCCTCGATCACGAGGGAGCGATCTCGATCGACAACGTCGTCACCATTCCTGCTGAGCTCCTGGGCCGTACGGTCGGTTTCCTGAGGCCCGACCAGGAGCGGCAGTTGGCCCGCGCTGTGGTTCTCGCCTACGACCTGGACATCCCCCTGCTCGATCACTAGCGAGTCCCACCGGCCCCGAGGGTGGCTGCGAAGCCGTGGATGAACAAGGCCGTCGATGACGCGGCCTCCCAGGGACGTGGCATAGGGTTCTGCTAACTAAGTTAGCCAGATATGGAGGAGCCATGACGTCAATCAACGCCGAGGTCGCAGCCTCCGATATCTTCCGCGCCAGCGCCCGACCCGCCGACCAGGAGCGTGTGGTGCTCCTCGAGGACGACGGCACGCCTCGCGGCACGGTGAATATTCGCCTCGCTGGGGTCCGCTGATCGAGGGTTCGGGTGCCACGTCGCTGCCGTAGCGGTGGCGTCGTTCGGGACCACCAGTGGTGTCGTTGGGGCCGCTCTGTCTACGCTCCTTCCGCCGTGTGTATAGGGCACGCGGCGGAAGGAGCAATCTGGAATGGTACGGAAGATCAGGGCGAAGCTGGTGCTCCAGCTGCGCGCAGAAGGTCTGTCGGGGCGAGCGATTTCGTCCTCGCAGGGCATGTCCCGCAAGTCCGTGAGGGCGGTGTTCGAGGCCGCTGACGCTGCAGGGATCGGGTGGGGCGATATCGCGGACGTCGCCGATGAGCAGGTGTATGCCCGGTTGTTCCCGGGCCGGGGCGAGCACGAGAGCGTGTTCGCACAGCCGGACTGGGAACAGGTCCATCGAGAGATGGCCAGGGTCGGCGTGACGCTGAAGCTGTTGCACGGCGAGTACTTCGACGCGACCACGGCGGCTGGGGATCCGGCGATGGGGTATGACCGGTTTTGCCGCACCTACCAGCACCACGTCATGGTCACCGGTGCCGCTTCGAGAGTCGGTCACAAGGCCGGCCAGAGCGTGGAGGTCGACTGGTCCGGCCCCACGATGGAGCTGGCCGATCCGGTCACCGGCGAGGTCTCGAAGGTGTTCTTGTTCGTTGCCTGCCTGCCTTTTTCTCGTTACGCGTTCTGCTTCCCGGCGCTGGATATGCGCCAGGAGTCCTGGCTGCGAGCGCACGTAGCGATGTTCGAGGCGCTGGGCGGGACGGTCCCGAGGATCGTTCCGGACAACCTCAAGACCGGTGTGGTGAAGCACCCCCGCGAGGGCGAGATCGTCCTGAACGATGCGTATCGCGAGATGGCAGCGCATTACTCGGCGGCGGTGCTCCCGGGGAGGGTGCGGAAACCGAAAGACAAGGCGAGCGTGGAGAACACCGTCGCGCACGTCGCGACCTGGGTCATCGCCGGGCTGCGGGATCAGCGATTCACGTCCCTGCCCGAACTTGCAGCCGCCATCGGGCAGCGGATGGAGGCCTATAACGCGGAGCCGTTCCAGAAGCGGCCCGGATCCCGCGCCAGCGTGTTCGACGCGGAGGAGCGGCCGCTGCTGACGCCGCTGCCGGCGGTGCCCTACGAGATCTCGACATGGCACTACGGACGACGAGTGGGCAGGAACGGGCACGTCACGTTCGCGCGGAACTTCTACTCCGCGCCGTTCGCGCACATCGGCGCGAAGGTCGATCTGCGCATCACGGCCCGGACGCTGGAGATCTATCAGGGCAGCCAGCGACTGACCAGTCACCTGCTGCTCCCGGAGACCGCGAGCAATGAGTACCGCACCAACGACGCGGACCTACCTGCGGGCGAGCGTTTCCAGGCCTGGGACGCGCAGAGGGTGCGGGCGTGGGCAGATCGGGTCGGGCCGGCCACGGTGATCGTGATCCAGCGGATCTTCGAGTCCGTGCCGATCGTGGAACAGGGCCTGGATCCCGCGTTGGCGGTGCTACGGCTCTCTCGCCGCTTCTCCGTAGATCGGGTCGAGGCGGCCTGCGCACTCGCGCTGACGGGACGGGTCCGTTCACCGCGCTATGCGCATCTGCACCCGATCTTGGCCACCGGGCAGGACAAGGTCGCCGCCCTGCGTCCACCCCGCGAGGAACCCGCGGAAGACGGCGGATACGTCCGTGGCGCCGACTACTACGCCGGAGGTGTCCGGTGAGCGTGATCGATAACGACACGAAGCGGAAGCTGCGCGAGATGGGCGCGACCGCGCTGCTGGACGCGATCGATGCCCAGGATGAGGCTCACGTGCTGGGGATGTCGTTCCAGGAACGGCTCCAGCTGATCGTGGACGAGGCGCATTCCATCTTCAATCATGGAAAGGTCGAGGGTCTGATCCGCCGGGCGGGGCTGCGTTATCCCGGAGCGGACCTGCGGCGGCTGGATCTGGTCGAGGAACGGGGACTGAACCGGAACGTGATCGCGCAACTGGCAACCTGCTCCTTCATCCAGCGGCAACAGAACGTGGTCTTCCAGGGCTTCACCGGCTCAGGGAAGTCCTACCTCGGCTGCGCGCTGGCGAAGCAGGCCTGCCAGCACCGGCTCCGAGCCCACTACATCCGAATGCCCGACCTCGAAGAGGCCTGGGCCCTGGCAAAGGACAAGCCGCAGGGCCAGACGAAGTTCCTGCGGAAGTACTCCACGTTCTCGCTGCTGGTGATCGACGAGTGGCTGCTGGACCATCCTGACGAGGGAATGCGTTCGATGCTGCTGGAACTGCTCGAGCGCCGCTATGACACCGGCTCGACCGTGTTCTGCACCCAGTACCCGAAGAAGGACTGGCACGCCCGGCTCGGTGGAGCAGTCCACGCCGATGCGATCATGGACCGCATCGTGCACAACACAATCTGGATCGACACCGGCGACAGGAACATGCGAGAACACACCGCACTGCCCCAGTGACCCGATGCCGGCGGGAGCCAGTGGTCCCCACCGCGGCGGCTACTGGCCCCCGTCGGCACGATCGGCGGTCCCCAAGAGCAAGATTCGGTGGCTCCCACGACTACGAATACTCACACGGAGCTCAAGTCCGTGGTGCACACCGAGGACACCCCGCTGCACCTGGCGTTCTCCGTGCACCTGATGGCAGCCGACGGTCGAGTGCTGATGACCCGTCGGGCGTTGTCCAAGAAGACGTGGCCGGGTGTGTGGACCAACTCCCTGTGCGGTCACCCCGCCCCGGGGGAGGCCACCGCCGATGCCATCCGACGGCGCGCCCAGCAGGAGCTGAACCTAGACCCGGCGTGGCTCAGTGACCCGGAGCCCCTGCTGCCCCAGTTCCGCTACCGCGCCGTGGATGCCAGCGGCGTGGTGGAGAACGAGATCTGCCCGGTGTTCGTGGTGCAGCTGCTGGTGGACCCCGATCAGCTGCCGGAGCCCAACCCTGACGAGGTCGCCGAGCAGCGCTGGCTGCCCGGCACCGACCTGGTGGCCGCCGTGCAGGCGGCACCGTTCGTCGTCAGCCCGTGGCTGGCCCTGCACATCGAGGACGAGCGCGCCCGCACAGCACTCAGCGCAGGCGCGGACGGGTGATCTGATTCGGCGCGCACGCTCGCAGCGGGTGACTCAGGCCAGCAGGTGGATCAGCCGAACTGCACCTGGGCGATGATCAGCATCGTCACCAGGAAGCCGGTCACGTAGTTCAGCCACAGGAAGCGCCGCCAGCCGGCGTTCGCACGCTCCGCATCCTCATCGCGCAATGAGCGGAACGGCCAGATGTTCGCCAGGTACGGCAGCATCAGCAGCGCTCCCAGGGAGAACAGCTCCCACGGCACCAGCAGCAGGATCGCCGCCAGCGCGTACAGCCCCAGCGCCACCCGCACGGTGGCCTTCGCGCCCAGCACCGTGGAGATCGACCCCAGCCCGGCGGCCCTGTCGGCGATCACGTCCTGCACCGCGCCGAAGGCCTGGCTTGCCATCGACCAGGCGAAGAACGCCGCCAGCACCAGCACCGTCGAGGCACCGAGGCGGCCATCGGCCAGCAGCGCACCCACCACCGCCGGGCCCACGAAATGGGTGGCCGAGGTGGCGGAGTCCAGGAACGGGACCTCCTTGAACCGCAGGCCCTTCGCGCTGTACGCCACCACCGCGAACATCGTCACCGTGAGCGCGATCGCGGAGGCGACCGTTCCCACCGCGTACAGGTACACCAGGAACGGGATGCAGGTGACGGCGCAGGCCACCAGGATCGTGCGGTGGTGGCGGCGATCCACCACCGCCCCCTCCACGCCACCCTTGCGGGGGTTCAGCAGGTCCGACTCGTAGTCGAACACGTCGTTGATCCCGTACATCGCCAGGTTGTAGGGGATCAGGAAGAACAGGGTGCCGATCACCAGCGGCAGGTCGATGCGCCCGGTGGTGAGGAACAGGGCCACGGCGAAGGGGTAGGCGGTGTTCACCCAGGACAGCGGCCTCGAGGTGCTCACCAGGGACCGCAGCACGCCGCCGGTGCTCACGGATGTGGTGCTCGAACTCATCGTGGACCTCCGTCGTCCTTAGCCCCGTTTCGCCGCAGGAACGCCCATAGCGCCGGCAGCAGCAGGGCCACCACGAACACGTAGGAGAAGTCCTCGATGGGGGCCAGGCCGATGCGCCAGCCGATCAGGTGCTCCTCCGCGTAGGTGAACAGGCCCACCGCGATCATGATGGTGTCGAACACCGCGGTGAGCAGCGCGACCACGGCGAAGGCGATCAGCGAGACAAGCAGGGTGCGACGGCGGCGCCGGGGGTCGACGCGGGACAGGGCCAGGCCCGCCGCCGCGATG is drawn from Brachybacterium muris and contains these coding sequences:
- the istA gene encoding IS21 family transposase — protein: MVRKIRAKLVLQLRAEGLSGRAISSSQGMSRKSVRAVFEAADAAGIGWGDIADVADEQVYARLFPGRGEHESVFAQPDWEQVHREMARVGVTLKLLHGEYFDATTAAGDPAMGYDRFCRTYQHHVMVTGAASRVGHKAGQSVEVDWSGPTMELADPVTGEVSKVFLFVACLPFSRYAFCFPALDMRQESWLRAHVAMFEALGGTVPRIVPDNLKTGVVKHPREGEIVLNDAYREMAAHYSAAVLPGRVRKPKDKASVENTVAHVATWVIAGLRDQRFTSLPELAAAIGQRMEAYNAEPFQKRPGSRASVFDAEERPLLTPLPAVPYEISTWHYGRRVGRNGHVTFARNFYSAPFAHIGAKVDLRITARTLEIYQGSQRLTSHLLLPETASNEYRTNDADLPAGERFQAWDAQRVRAWADRVGPATVIVIQRIFESVPIVEQGLDPALAVLRLSRRFSVDRVEAACALALTGRVRSPRYAHLHPILATGQDKVAALRPPREEPAEDGGYVRGADYYAGGVR
- a CDS encoding lycopene cyclase domain-containing protein; its protein translation is MTYLYVNLAVMGVAIAAAGLALSRVDPRRRRRTLLVSLIAFAVVALLTAVFDTIMIAVGLFTYAEEHLIGWRIGLAPIEDFSYVFVVALLLPALWAFLRRNGAKDDGGPR
- a CDS encoding DsbA family protein — encoded protein: MASSSKSAQSRREAQREAIRQQRQAELRRQRTVRNVVIAVVTVAALVLLAGAGYLIYRSLQPEGPVATPEGVAEDQGYLTLGAPADSGKPVLEIHLDFMCPHCGTFEEINSADVQTIVDNEEATVQIVPRRILDRSSTSGDFSTRAANALVCVYEDDPANTMEFQAAMFADQPTQGTAGLSNEEIWAHAQAAGASESVQSCIDNRTYQGWVRGPVDAYAQEKTTVTPYVEIAGEEFQDWATPGALREAVLAAGGGAAPSDGGGASDAGQG
- a CDS encoding prenyltransferase; this translates as MSSSTTSVSTGGVLRSLVSTSRPLSWVNTAYPFAVALFLTTGRIDLPLVIGTLFFLIPYNLAMYGINDVFDYESDLLNPRKGGVEGAVVDRRHHRTILVACAVTCIPFLVYLYAVGTVASAIALTVTMFAVVAYSAKGLRFKEVPFLDSATSATHFVGPAVVGALLADGRLGASTVLVLAAFFAWSMASQAFGAVQDVIADRAAGLGSISTVLGAKATVRVALGLYALAAILLLVPWELFSLGALLMLPYLANIWPFRSLRDEDAERANAGWRRFLWLNYVTGFLVTMLIIAQVQFG
- a CDS encoding ATP-binding protein, with translation MSVIDNDTKRKLREMGATALLDAIDAQDEAHVLGMSFQERLQLIVDEAHSIFNHGKVEGLIRRAGLRYPGADLRRLDLVEERGLNRNVIAQLATCSFIQRQQNVVFQGFTGSGKSYLGCALAKQACQHRLRAHYIRMPDLEEAWALAKDKPQGQTKFLRKYSTFSLLVIDEWLLDHPDEGMRSMLLELLERRYDTGSTVFCTQYPKKDWHARLGGAVHADAIMDRIVHNTIWIDTGDRNMREHTALPQ
- the idi gene encoding isopentenyl-diphosphate Delta-isomerase produces the protein MVHTEDTPLHLAFSVHLMAADGRVLMTRRALSKKTWPGVWTNSLCGHPAPGEATADAIRRRAQQELNLDPAWLSDPEPLLPQFRYRAVDASGVVENEICPVFVVQLLVDPDQLPEPNPDEVAEQRWLPGTDLVAAVQAAPFVVSPWLALHIEDERARTALSAGADG
- a CDS encoding type II toxin-antitoxin system PemK/MazF family toxin, producing MREICLARLDKTRPVLVLTREAARPAMAKVTVAPIASTAKGLSSEVPVGVANGLDHEGAISIDNVVTIPAELLGRTVGFLRPDQERQLARAVVLAYDLDIPLLDH
- a CDS encoding YlcI/YnfO family protein; the protein is MTTQIAVRLPDEMVAFLDDSVAAGKASSRAALVAAALEREMRTRAAEADVLLLDRMGAADDLDDLVAWSVGRSSLED
- a CDS encoding serine/threonine-protein kinase, with product MATMVDPRPLRPARRDPRLVALAEDSGYEIQGRIGAGGMGIVYRGRDADGNDVAIKLLRHEISDDPRARERLAREVAAQQRVRNDNIVRILDAELDSGDAFVVTEFIPGPTLEDAVHSHGGLHPEAVRELGLVMGETLRDIHAAGVVHRDLKPSNVLLRGATEGDLAVFDPDGDRLDPVIIDFGIAIAAEESRLTSTGLVMGTAAYLDPEVVRTNHTGEAGDWWAWAALLAFAATGREPYGGGRADLVFLRAERGEIDVDGTPTELAQWLRSALQADPEQRPLPEEMIEGLAALDLSYYDDPGPTEAISAGTRTAALPLADGAGAVTPADARGREAEQGQQGSHEAGQGQQGSHEAGQDDTQVIEPVEAPTAALPVIDEAGATQRLPIVPESPGADQPTQRIDLQGPATEALPVMGTPTRQMPAVRPEGGQPYRSSGGYPVQRAPQGDPYRQQPVQAQAPPVQMPPRQATPMQMPPGHTAPGHTAPGHMPPGQMAPGQMAPYGPWQPPVPPPPRRPLLVWTGHLLLIGLAAVAPYVSLMLLLVLGTLARTWERSHQALAQRRLRGATGSGASFAVGAAAPLRLLLSLVEIALQVLLPLLLGLLVGIAVDAAWTVLRTAPPPDGIAFAVAMAVTLLITWVGIGSRTTRAGAHRMVDAAAPDRVWTVVVAVLLLLLVIAVATTIVARGGVVDYFPFGAGPRLDDIAIWRR